DNA from Triplophysa dalaica isolate WHDGS20190420 chromosome 9, ASM1584641v1, whole genome shotgun sequence:
atctgagaCTCTGTGTGGGCCCCTGCTTGAGAAACACTGGATAATACCGTCATCCACCAATGTCCTTTCAGTGTCCTATAACAGTAAGCCTTtgtaagttttatttatatcCAAAGCCCAGTGTTTTTCTGCTTACTGTGGCtctttaagatgtttattaatGACTGTTCTGTATCCATGGAAACTCATGTCCCACACGGTCCTGGTTTCTGTCTCACTGAAATTTTCACTTGGCATGCGGGGCATTAAGAGGAGAGTCATCATAACAGAAACTACTACATGTTCTCACGCTTTCCCTCGGTCTGTTTAACAAGACCATGAGCTTTCACTGAAACGCAAAGAGACAATAATGTCAAGTTATGTCAGTCTGTGCGACTGTATGATCTCAAAtcaattcataaatatttttaagacgCTTAGAAGGGCATATAATCTTTTCTAGGCTGGGATCACACTGaggacttaaagggatatttcacccaaaaataaaaattctgtcatcatttattctctctcatgtcatataaaacctgtatatgactctttcttctgcgtgacacaaaagaagatattttgaggttttgtgtccatataatggaagtcaatgggggccaatgttgtttggttaccaacattctttaaaatatattctttggtgtttccacagaagaaaaatcatacaggtttgaaatgacttgacggtgagtaaatgatgaaagaatttgaaatttttggggtgaaccctCCCTTTAAGATGCTTTTTAAGTTCTATATTATTCCAATTAGAAAATGGTTTGGGGCGAAtctcatgaaaaacatttatctgGATCTTAATGGGATGCATGTGTATATATGAATGTACATAAATCAAGCGAGCGACACATAGAACTTTgttcatattatattatttatttatcttttatacAATGTACAATAGAAATATGTaggtttaaatacaaaattctgtaaataaagattaaaaataaactccaCTGGTTTGTAATCACTACACTAAAGTTTACAATCAAGTTTATGAGGTAATTTAGTTCCCTGGTTTGGAAAAACCTATGTATATCGTTGAGGGGGGAGTGGACAAAAGACCAGGGCAATTGACTGTAACAAATTCATCTGAACTGTAAATATTTGCACCCCACACAACAAACAGCTTGGCCGGATTACAAACGCATTGTCTTTGGAAAAAGGACTTTTTTTAGATTCATTGTGACATGCTTGACCCTGTAATACAGCTGATAAGAAAACTGGGAAGTTGCCAAGTCGAGTTACAACACATGACAGTCAAAACGGTCTTGAGGACCAGGAGTTAATAACATTGTGCCTGCCATCTTTTCCACAGGCTCTGTGGGAAGCGAGCATTTGTCCAGTGTATGGAGTACACATCATAAGCACAGTGTGCAGTCTGGCTTTGATCATCTAGCATTAAACACTTGCATgactccacacacacaccactaaCATCATTCAGCACATCAGATTTCTACATTTGCAATTGAGAAAAATGCATTCATAAATTGTCAGTTTttgacaacaaaataaacaaccaTTGAGCATCGTTAAATTTGGAGAAAATATGGAATTCAATCAGATTTGGATGAGATCTTATTACTGGGAGTGTGTGAGGACATCTGTCTGCagtaaaaagcatttttatctattttagACCAGAGTGAGTGAAAACAGTGGCGATACGAAACGAAAGCCATAACTAATATGCatattcattgttttaacaTACTGTAATATGGGATATTTTAAGCATGCATGAACCAAACCGTCTCCCTGCGTGGTCTGTTTTCATCACTGCCTGTCACAACCAACACTTTTAATCTTTTGATAATACTTGCTAATACACCTGCGCCTCACGACTACTCTTGTCTTCCATctatttaatgttttgaaagatttaaaataaatgttctcgCTCAACCTTTGTCATTTTACAGAACCTGACACAAACAAAGCCGAATTAAATGACTATAGGGGCCTGAGATCAGTTGCACCAGCTGTGTGTAAGTTACAACTTACAAGCGTAGTTTTGAAGTAAAGGAGCACCAAGTTACAACTTgcacataattaaaaaaatgtgttgcacCATTGAACTTTGTAGAAGTTTAACTACGTTTAAACTAAATATTAACGGAAGCTGGAGCTACAAACTGACTGAAATACATCTATATGCTCTGTTTTACAAGAAATGCTACATTCACATTGGAATGCTCACATTATCACTCgcttacaattaaaaaaagcaaataatatGTGGTTAAATTACTTTACGGGCAACTCTTCAATACGAACCCATCCTAAAAAAGCCTGTTGtgcatgtcaaaataaaataagtcataataaataaatgtcattaattataattttatgtaTAGAGTAGAAGACTGAAGGGAAATTATTTGTATACTTTTATtatcttatgtttttatttactgtacaaaTACTCTTTTTGGATCTTGAGTGCACAATAATCTGGTTGTATGTTTGTAGAATGACAATGAAGAAACTAATctaactttaatattttttaatttaataaaaatatgttttgattttatttagtttttactaTCAGTATTTATAGATTCTTATTTAAAATACCGTCTATGGCTATgatttatgaagaaaaaaaaaaaatcttaggCTATCTTTTCCGTTATTGTGTGTGGTGGAAGTTTGAATCAAGGATAATCTAAAATTCATGGCATTTCACCACAACATCTCACAAATTTAAAAGCTCCTGTTGGAATATTGACATAAACGTTATCACATCGTATTACATTTTATGGCGAGCTTACGACCTACTAGCTATTGTATGCTCTTAAGAACAAATGGTGCAACCAAGTTGTTTACAAACAAGCTAGTAGTTACTAAGCCTCTTGTGTTAACTTTACGTTCTACGGACAGCTGGTGCAACCCTGCCTTGGGCCACAAATGTCAAAAGACCcccaaacaaaatgtttgtacaaTGGCTTTGTCCTTCATAGGATAAAGAAACTGAatgttaaaatgatagttcaccaaaaatgatattctgtcaaaaccaatgcaagctAATGGGTATCGGCacttttggttaccaacatactcaaaaatatcttcttttgtgttctgcataaggaagtatgtcatacaggtttgatatgacaagagggggattaaatgacagaattttcatttttgagtgaactgtcactttaatgcATCCCTTTATTGGACATTGAGGACCTCCATTGCATTTCATTGTTGGTAGtgatgaaatttaaatattagGTCCTTCATCGTGTGGTATCTTAGGTTTTGTCTTCATACATTCATACATGATCCTTTGCACTCCTCCAGATGACGCTTGGGTTATCATGAGGAAGTCTCCCAACGTTGAGTCCTTTTGAAAAGTATCCAGATGCCTCCTAATGGATCTCATTCTGGCTACCGCTAATCCAAAGGCGCTTAAACATAACAAAGTTGCCAAAATTCCCACAACTCATCACTCAGCATTATAAAAATAGAACTTTATTCCTCAGAAAATGTCTTCTCTCCCAAAAGTACATCCCATGCTCAATCCTAGAGGTCAGGGTCACCGCAGTGCCATTTCTTGTCTTGTCTAAGTCTCGACAGTATAGTCAGGGTTGGAATGTCAGTGCTTTAGGTGTCCTCATGGTGCAGAGCAGACATTTCATTTGGAATTAATAAAAACGAACAGCCACAAAAAGggcaataaataaagtaaacaaagcaTGCTATTTACATTCCTTTCTACATACAAAGTAAACTCTACATTCTATCAATGTACGGTAACTCCTATCATTTGGCGAGTTAGTTTTCAAGTAGCCAATTTATTCCATCTGTAATCTTTCACCCtgttaaatgtcaaataaataagGGCAAACCAAGCAAGAATAATTCGGCAATTAAAATCAAGATAACAAGTATTACcataaaagaaagaataaataacTATTTTGACCTATTCAGTTTTTACCCCTTTCATTCACTTGCCAGGCGAAAAGTCATTGCTGCTGAGAAACGACGTGCAGGTCTCTCTCTGTCCTATAAGTGCCTCCTAACATGTTCTGACCGATTGATTCGTGACATTCCAGCTCTCCAAACCTGGTATCACTTCTCCATATCACATAAAACAGACCAGGATCTTATAAACCCCCTTGAGAGCCAAACAAAAGGGAACTGGGTATGAATTAGCCTCATATTCTCGAAGCTCGTTAAGCATTTAGATTTCAAAGTTCAATCTCAAAAGTCTTTTGCACGTCATTCGAGAAAGGGTTGGGTGCCTTAGGTTGCGATTTAGACTCCAGCGCGGCCCACTTCGCTTCGAAATGCTCTGCTTCCTGGGAGCTGCTTGTAGGATGGGGATCCATCGGCCAACTCATTCCAACTTTCGCGGCGCTACCATTGCCGTTGTGCGTCGCAGTCATGGTAGTCGAGGGAAAGGAGTTGCGTAGGTGCCCGTTAACGGCCGTCGGAGATGCAAACGTGGTGTTTGGGAAGGCTCCGGGTAGGGTAGAGAAAGCAGAGTTTTGGGTGCCGCACAGCGTGCCTGTCTTAGGCCCCAATCCAATTCCCATCGCCGCCCCACCCCCTGTACCAGCTGCGGTGCAGAATGCATTAGCCACCATCTGTGACGGTGTGATGCCCACTATAGGCACGCTAGCATTGGGATACGTCATGCTGTTGGCCAGAGTTGGCATGTATTGGTGCATAGGTACAAACTGCGGCTGAAGGGGTTGCTGGGCGAACATGCCAACAGGCGCCGGAGTGACGTCGAATGCCATTGGGAAGGGTTGCATCGAGGTTGGCTGGGAACCTAGTGTGATGGGCATGGTGGGGACAGGTGGAGGTTGCTGAGTAGGTGGTGGGGGCAAAGGGGGCGGAGTCTGCTGAGGGGCTTTCACAGCTTTAGCCACTTCCTCAAGCCAGCGTTCGGCCTCAGATGGTGTCCGTTTATGACCGCCCTGAGCTATAGGAGGAGGAGACTGGACAGCAGGCTCTGTCTGAATCCATGAGCTGGTAGCTGTGGGGTGGGAGGTGAGGGGTTATGaatgttaaaatacacaaatgaacAGGTTATGAAAGAAAGACTGTTTTAAATGACTTGAGGATGTGGTTTGTGTTACCTTGCAGGGGTGCGGGTGGAGGAGGGATAGCAGGTGGAGCGCTGCACGCTGGTGAACAGTTGTTGGTGGCTTTTGCACACAGATCTTCAGAAGGGTTGGTGAAGGAGTTGTTGATTTGGCTGCACAGAGCATTGATGCTGTCTGGCTCTCTCGCAACTGACAGATCCATCTCTGGATTTGAGACAAGACGGTAAATCACACGTGTTCACCTGACTCGTTTTGTTGAGATTTTAGGCAGGTGTGAAAAGTCTGAATATATAATACGCCGTTTGCAACagttttcaacaaaaaaattaaaacatagtTGTTGCTTTGGTGGCCTGAAAACGCAAACTCTTGAAAATGGGTTTCAAAGTGCACTTTTTTGAAAATGCTATCATAATTGTCTCCATGTAAATGACCAAAACGCAAATTTGTGAAAACAGTGACATCATGCACATGCGTATTATCTGCTATTATACAAAATGACATCGCCTACGACTGGCCGGTGCAAACACAGCATTTCTAGTcgttaacattatttaatgcattaactaacatgaactaacaatgtaCAATCcttctacagcatttttttatctttgttcaGGTTAATttcaacttttatattttaaaatcaagtcATAATTTTTAACCTTAGTCAATACAAAATGaactaacataaacaacacCAATGTTCATTGtctgttcatgttagttaacgCATTTACTTAAGGTTACAATCTAATTAACAGATTggtattaaacattttgtaattgaGTACCGCCGGACCAAAGTGCAGTcgacaaataaaacagaaacttTTATTAAGTAAATGGTGTGAAATAAGGAGGTGGATGATGAGTC
Protein-coding regions in this window:
- the numbl gene encoding numb-like protein isoform X2 is translated as MSFSSDMDDTEDGSNREFESVEMNKLRQSLRRKKPTYMPEASRPHQWQADEEAVRKGKCNFPVRYLGLVEVEESRGMHVCEEAVKKLKVSGKKTVKAVLWVSADGLRVVDDKTKDLIVDQTIEKVSFCAPDRNYDKAFSYICRDGTTRRWICHCFMALKDSGERLSHAVGCAFAACLERKQRREKECGVTASFDASRTSFVREGSFRVSSAGKQSDREDIMKQLQDKKKACYSRNVLGNSSPPEGAASPVERAEPSGPHAIPRRHAPIEQLVRQGSFRGFPQLSQKNSPFKRQLSLRLNDLPSTLQRKTDYQSKNPEMDLSVAREPDSINALCSQINNSFTNPSEDLCAKATNNCSPACSAPPAIPPPPAPLQATSSWIQTEPAVQSPPPIAQGGHKRTPSEAERWLEEVAKAVKAPQQTPPPLPPPPTQQPPPVPTMPITLGSQPTSMQPFPMAFDVTPAPVGMFAQQPLQPQFVPMHQYMPTLANSMTYPNASVPIVGITPSQMVANAFCTAAGTGGGAAMGIGLGPKTGTLCGTQNSAFSTLPGAFPNTTFASPTAVNGHLRNSFPSTTMTATHNGNGSAAKVGMSWPMDPHPTSSSQEAEHFEAKWAALESKSQPKAPNPFSNDVQKTFEIEL
- the numbl gene encoding numb-like protein isoform X1 — its product is MSFSSDMDDTEDGSNREFESVEMNKLRQSLRRKKPTYMPEASRPHQWQADEEAVRKGKCNFPVRYLGLVEVEESRGMHVCEEAVKKLKVSGKKTVKAVLWVSADGLRVVDDKTKDLIVDQTIEKVSFCAPDRNYDKAFSYICRDGTTRRWICHCFMALKDSGERLSHAVGCAFAACLERKQRREKECGVTASFDASRTSFVREGSFRVSSAGKQSDREDIMKQLQDKKKEACYSRNVLGNSSPPEGAASPVERAEPSGPHAIPRRHAPIEQLVRQGSFRGFPQLSQKNSPFKRQLSLRLNDLPSTLQRKTDYQSKNPEMDLSVAREPDSINALCSQINNSFTNPSEDLCAKATNNCSPACSAPPAIPPPPAPLQATSSWIQTEPAVQSPPPIAQGGHKRTPSEAERWLEEVAKAVKAPQQTPPPLPPPPTQQPPPVPTMPITLGSQPTSMQPFPMAFDVTPAPVGMFAQQPLQPQFVPMHQYMPTLANSMTYPNASVPIVGITPSQMVANAFCTAAGTGGGAAMGIGLGPKTGTLCGTQNSAFSTLPGAFPNTTFASPTAVNGHLRNSFPSTTMTATHNGNGSAAKVGMSWPMDPHPTSSSQEAEHFEAKWAALESKSQPKAPNPFSNDVQKTFEIEL
- the numbl gene encoding numb-like protein isoform X3, yielding MNKLRQSLRRKKPTYMPEASRPHQWQADEEAVRKGKCNFPVRYLGLVEVEESRGMHVCEEAVKKLKVSGKKTVKAVLWVSADGLRVVDDKTKDLIVDQTIEKVSFCAPDRNYDKAFSYICRDGTTRRWICHCFMALKDSGERLSHAVGCAFAACLERKQRREKECGVTASFDASRTSFVREGSFRVSSAGKQSDREDIMKQLQDKKKEACYSRNVLGNSSPPEGAASPVERAEPSGPHAIPRRHAPIEQLVRQGSFRGFPQLSQKNSPFKRQLSLRLNDLPSTLQRKTDYQSKNPEMDLSVAREPDSINALCSQINNSFTNPSEDLCAKATNNCSPACSAPPAIPPPPAPLQATSSWIQTEPAVQSPPPIAQGGHKRTPSEAERWLEEVAKAVKAPQQTPPPLPPPPTQQPPPVPTMPITLGSQPTSMQPFPMAFDVTPAPVGMFAQQPLQPQFVPMHQYMPTLANSMTYPNASVPIVGITPSQMVANAFCTAAGTGGGAAMGIGLGPKTGTLCGTQNSAFSTLPGAFPNTTFASPTAVNGHLRNSFPSTTMTATHNGNGSAAKVGMSWPMDPHPTSSSQEAEHFEAKWAALESKSQPKAPNPFSNDVQKTFEIEL